Below is a genomic region from Miniphocaeibacter halophilus.
ACCAAGAGGAATTGTAAAAGATGATACCTTTTTTGAAACTCCCATTTCTTCCAATTTATTTATATTAAGTGGAATAGTGGCGTTTGAGCTTGCTGTTGAAAAAGCAAAGCCCATAACCGGAGCAAATTTCCTTAAAAACTTAAATGGATTTACCCTAGCTAATATAAATAATAATACCAAGTATACTAGGAATAATTGTACTCCCAATCCGGTTACTACTGAAATCATGTATTTAAATATTGGTGTAATAGCGTCTAAACCTATATTTGAAAAAGTTCTGGTTATTAAAGCAAATACCCCAATAGGAGCAAATTTCATAACAAACATTGTCATTTCCATCATTATATCGTTTAATTCCACCATTATATTGGCAAAACCCTTTGCTTTTTCCCCTAATTTTGCAAGAATTACCCCTACAATTAATGCGAAGATAATAATTTGCAGCATTTCTCCGTTAGCCATTGCGGATATTGGATTTGTCGGAATAATATTTAGAATGGTTTCCCTCATATCCATACTTTCTACAACTTCCCCGGTTCCCGCTTCCGGCAATGGTAAATTTAAATTCAATCCAGGATTTATTATATTAGCTACACCTAGGGCTATAGCTATAGCTAAAGCCGTCGTTACAAGGTAAAATGCCATGGTTTTTATTCCAATTTTCCCAAGCTTAGTCGTGTCTCCCATACTCATACTTCCTGTAACTAAAGAAGCGAATACAAGTGGTACAACAAGCATTTGCATTCCTCTAATAAACCCTTGCCCTATTACATAAAATACTCCCTCTACAATATATTCACTAATAAATTCACTAGTCGAAAATTTATTTATAATAATTCCTAGAATTGCTCCAGCTATTAATGCTATAAATATTTTACTGGTCAATCCTAATTTTTTTCTTTCCTTCTTTTCCATTTTCTCTCCCTACTTATTAATATAGTCTTTTAATGCATCTTCCCATTTAGGAAATTTATAGATATTTGTAATACTTAAAAGAAAATTATCCAATGCTGAATAACTTGGTCTTTTGTTAAAATCAAGATGATTGTCTACTTCTTCTACATCAGCCTTAATATTAGCTAACTCTAATACTTTTTCAGCAAATTCTTTTCTACTACATTTTCCTTCACAGGCAGTATGATACAAGCCATAATCGTAGGAATCTATAATCCTTAAAATAAATTTAGCAAGTTCAGTTGAACTGGTTGGACTTCCTATTTGATTTGAAGCCACAACTACCTTCCCATTTTTCTTACCTTCTTCAATAATGTTTTCCACATATTTATTTCCCCCTCCATACAACCAAGAACTTCTCAATATGAAGTATGTGTGGGAAAACTCTTTAATATATTCCTCACCTAAGGCCTTTGACTTTCCATATACGGTTTGAGGATTAGTTAAATCATATTCTCTATAGGGTGTTTTACTATCCCCTCCAAATACATCGTCTGTTGATAACTGAATAATTTTTGCATTAATTCTATTAGCAGCTATTGCCAAATTTTTAGCCCCTATGGCATTTACCCTAAATGCTGTTTCTATATTTTTTTCACAATTATCAATATCTGTTAAACCGGCACAATTAATTATTACATCCGGTCTATTAATATCGACAAAAATATTTACCCTTTTTGAATCTGTAATATCTACTTCATCAATGTCTGTTGCAAATATTTCATAATCCATTGGATTTAATAACTTAGTTAGTTCTCTACCAATTCTTCCATTAGCTCCTGTTATCCAAACCTGCGTTCCATAAGCCATAATATTCTCCTCCTTTAATTACAATATAATGTTTATTATACAATAAAATCAATTTATATAATAATTTATATATTAATTTATTTATATCTGGTAAAATCTATACTGTAATTCAGTAAAGTGGGAGGAAGTATGAAATTAGAATTAGTTAATATTAACAAGAGTTTTTCCGGAAAACATATATTACATGATGTTAATTTTTCTATTGAAAGTGGACGTGCTATGGGCTTTCTTGGAAGAAATGGCTCTGGAAAAACAACAACAATTAGAACATTGATGGATGTTTTTAAGCCTGATTTCGGTGAATTTATTATTGATGGTAAAAAATTCATAAGGGAAAATTATAAAATCGGATATTTGCCTGAAGAAAGAGGACTATATGGAAAAATAAAAATAATAGACCAGCTAGCATATTTAGGCGAACTAAAGAGAATGTCCTCTAAAGAAGCTAAAAAATCTGCAGAATATTGGGTAGATTATATGGGCCTTTCCGAATATGGAAACAAAAATTTAGAAACCTTATCAAAGGGAAACCAACAAAAGATTCAAATTATACAGGCTGTTATAGATGACCCTGATATTGTTATATTAGACGAGCCCTTTAGCGGACTTGACCCGGTTAATTCTCAAATATTCAAGGATTTAATTAAGGAGCTTATAGCTAAAAATAAGCTGGTTATTTTTTCAAGTCACCAAATGGGTTATGTTGAAGAATTTTGCGACGATATTACCTTTATAAAAAATGGTCGTATTATTGAAACCGGTGATTTAAATGTATTGAAAAATAAATTAGGTGAAAATAAAATTAGACTTAATATAAAAAATCTTGGTCCTGACCAATTAGAAAGAAGCTTAAATGAAAATAAAAATATAAATATTTCCTATGATGACAAATCGGCAATTATTGAACTTATAGGCAATTATAAACCTATGGAACTTTTGCAGGATATATTGAATAAAGATTATGAAATAGATCTGTATACAAAATATACCCCTTCATTAGAGGATATTTTCATAAAATTAGACAAGGAATATAATTTTGATAATGAAGGAGGAAATAATTAATGAGAGATTTATTTTCGGTTTTTAAATTTGAATTTTTAAATAGATTAAAACAGAAATCCATAATTTACACAACTTTAATTTTTGCAGTATTAGTCCTACTACTAACTTTTATTCCAAGATTTTTTGATGTTTTTGATTCTTCATCAGTTGATTCTACAGAAAATGCTGTTGAGAATATTGAAGAAA
It encodes:
- the rfbD gene encoding dTDP-4-dehydrorhamnose reductase, with the protein product MAYGTQVWITGANGRIGRELTKLLNPMDYEIFATDIDEVDITDSKRVNIFVDINRPDVIINCAGLTDIDNCEKNIETAFRVNAIGAKNLAIAANRINAKIIQLSTDDVFGGDSKTPYREYDLTNPQTVYGKSKALGEEYIKEFSHTYFILRSSWLYGGGNKYVENIIEEGKKNGKVVVASNQIGSPTSSTELAKFILRIIDSYDYGLYHTACEGKCSRKEFAEKVLELANIKADVEEVDNHLDFNKRPSYSALDNFLLSITNIYKFPKWEDALKDYINK
- a CDS encoding ABC transporter ATP-binding protein; protein product: MKLELVNINKSFSGKHILHDVNFSIESGRAMGFLGRNGSGKTTTIRTLMDVFKPDFGEFIIDGKKFIRENYKIGYLPEERGLYGKIKIIDQLAYLGELKRMSSKEAKKSAEYWVDYMGLSEYGNKNLETLSKGNQQKIQIIQAVIDDPDIVILDEPFSGLDPVNSQIFKDLIKELIAKNKLVIFSSHQMGYVEEFCDDITFIKNGRIIETGDLNVLKNKLGENKIRLNIKNLGPDQLERSLNENKNINISYDDKSAIIELIGNYKPMELLQDILNKDYEIDLYTKYTPSLEDIFIKLDKEYNFDNEGGNN
- a CDS encoding dicarboxylate/amino acid:cation symporter codes for the protein MEKKERKKLGLTSKIFIALIAGAILGIIINKFSTSEFISEYIVEGVFYVIGQGFIRGMQMLVVPLVFASLVTGSMSMGDTTKLGKIGIKTMAFYLVTTALAIAIALGVANIINPGLNLNLPLPEAGTGEVVESMDMRETILNIIPTNPISAMANGEMLQIIIFALIVGVILAKLGEKAKGFANIMVELNDIMMEMTMFVMKFAPIGVFALITRTFSNIGLDAITPIFKYMISVVTGLGVQLFLVYLVLLFILARVNPFKFLRKFAPVMGFAFSTASSNATIPLNINKLEEMGVSKKVSSFTIPLGATINMDGTAIMQGVAVVFMAQAYGINLTIADYGTVILAATLASVGTAGIPSVGLVTLTMVLSSVGLPTEGIALIMGIDRILDMARTAINITGDAVCSTVIAKQEGLLNLDRFNL